The DNA segment TTACTttccctcggaggcgacgtttctcagaaaGTAATatgtaaatgataataataaggataatgataatgataataataataataataataataataataataataataataataataataataataataataataatagtaataataatagtaataataataataataataataataataataataataataataataataataataataataataataataagttttatTTCCCTCTAAGGTACTatatgaaaaacaggaaaacagaaaaaaaaacatgaaaaaatataaTAGGCTACTGCGTATTATCAAAATTGACATTGgtacaaaatatttaaataacTTCAATCGTATCTACACATTTACATGCCTTATACATCTGTGCACTCTTTATGCACACAAAAGGCCCAGTCTGTCACGCCGTATAGATTCCCACACATAGGCAGAGCTGTCTGATGGAGGTGATGACAGAGTTTTCAGATTGCTCCATCCTATTCTTCATGCTGTGCACGGCATGCTGGCGCAACACAGcagacagttcatcccgtgcCCGGAGAAAGCCAGGGATGAGCTGGTCCACCTGAGTAGCCCACGAAGCCCCTTAAGGATGTCATTATAACAGACCTTGAGACGGTTCGGGTAGGCAGCCCTGCTCCGCGACTATGGCTGCAGCAGAGAGTAGCggtggctcctgaataactccatTCTGACGGCAGAAGGAGAATCGCCTCAGCAGCGTGTTGCCAGTGACTgagtttgttggtctgtttcttGATGTCACCATCATGTCATTTCCAGATTGGTGTCATGGCCCAAgtatgtgaatctatccacaaaGTAAGCGCACCCCCAGTGAGCCGTGATGGTGTCAGGTAGTTCACCTTAGAGTGTACTGGTTGCACTACCATGGATGCACTCTGTCTCATTGGTGTTATGGACAATATCGGGACTACAGCACACACCTCggtcctgcagagcctccactATAGGCAGTAGAAACTCATCAATATAACTCAGTGAGTTGACGCAATTATCATGCAAGTGACAGTCACTTCCTGTGCCACGAAGGGCGGCACTAATATCCTCTGTGCAGGCATCATACGGGTGAAGAGGTAAGATCCTTCCCTGTCGAATACCACTGGCTGACCTTATTGGAGAATAGTCCGAGCCCCCCATTTTACAGTCATTTCCTGGGTAGTGTACCAGTACATCAAAAGCTTGACAATGTACCCAAGTGTTCCCCTTACGACAAGTTTATTGAACAGACTCCAGTTCTTCGCCCTGTCAAATGCCTTGCTGCCATCAAGGAAGCAAAGATAGATAGGTGAGCCCCTGGGTGTGTAGTGCTGCCTTTCCAAGTAAAGTTTGTTAGGCAAGGAAGATAACATCTTTGGTGCTCTACGTTGAACAACTTCCAGTTTAGCTGTTTCTTTCGTAAGGTGGAAAAACCAAAATTGTACCACAGATTCCATGTGAgttttcgacacacacacacacacacacacacacacacaacattaaaCTGATCTGACAGATTAAAGCGACGGAGGACCACGTGTCGCGTGACCCTGGGGAGCTATAAGGCGAGGCAAAGAGAGCACCACCGCGTCCTGCTCCTCGACGTGAACGCGGCGAGGAAGGAAGCAGCGAGCAAAAACAGTGTTAAGAATCGTGAAGGTTAGATCCAGTGCCATGATGCACATCAAGACAATTACCATCTGATATAAATTTGTTCTCTAAAAGtctatttcttatatttttctacataattACTTTTGCTCTATTTGAAAATGTGTTTGTTCGGAGTTATGACATCATCAGACAATGAAAGTGAACACAGCCAAGAGTTTGAGCTCTGTCCTTAACCTTCGAGACTCAATATGAGTGAAAGAAGCCTGTAtcacctccttccatccatccaccaTGTCTTACAGACGAGCTTCAGGACGCTGTAGAGTTATAGACACAAGTTCGTTTTGAGGCAACTACGTGCGTACAGCGCTAACCAGACAGTGAGGATGTTTCACTCTGTTCTCAGTCGTCGTCTCAGGCAGCATTCAGGCTTAACACCAGTGGTTTGGAGCTACAAATCTGAAGAACTAGTAGTTTTATAAACTCATTTAGTTGGCATCGTAACAAGAAGCAAGTCTGTTCCTAGTACATTTTTTTATCACTTCGTAACACAGTAAGTTCCAAGCTTTCCGTCCTCAGTGAATTACTGCTTGGTCACTACACCATCTGCGGCCGGTGGAAGATGCCGCCAGCCTCTGCCCCACGCCCGGCCAAACGTGATGCGGCTCTCCGGGAGTAGGGCAGTGGTGCGACACTAACAGCACCGAGCAAGGGTTAGGAAAGAAAGTCACTGGAATGTTTTGCACTCGGAAATTGGGAACCTTGCCGCCGCGCAGGTGGGCTGCAACAGTATGGTAGATACAGACACATGGGGCTAGTCTTGCTTGGCACGGCGGCTTAGCAGATGCTTTGTACTTCGGAAAGACGAACGAACATTTATTCACTTAAACTCATTGATAAACAAAGtaacagaaaacaaataaattacaAAGGAGCTGAGCTATTTGGCAAGCTAATTACCAGAGATGACGACCTACCCCCGACATGGGGCGACGCCACGACGGAACTGTAAATGCTACGATGGCTACTATCATCAATCAGAGGCCGCCGGATATTATCAAAGATTGTGCACGCAATGATATGCTTAGTCTATAGAGGCCTTGGGTTGAACGCTACTTTGATATGAGAAAGTGTTGGCGACTCATGCATTGGGATAAAACTCTGAAGCAGATGCAGGAGCCACAGCTCGCCACGGAGGCTCTGAACAAGTAGGAGAGAAGAGCTGGCGAAAAAGATAGGCGTGGGAAGTGCCGCGTCAGCCTACGCCTCCTTCTTAGCGGCATCGGCCTCGTCCTCGTCTGAAGCATCAGAAGAGGAGCGAACGTCAGAGATTTCTTTATAAATCAACATACGCACCACAATCCTGAGAATAAGGTACGTCCACATAATGTGGATAAACAATAAGAGTAGCAGAAGTCCGTTAAAGATGTAGTAGACGGGGTACCACATCTGCAGAATCACATGAGCGCGAAAGAGCGTGGTCCTCATTATCCAGAATGGGTACAGACCAACACGCGTACTCAGCCATAGAAGCAGGAACACCAGGAAGAAGCCATCCATGCCCCGGTTAAACCCGCACAGCTTGCAGATCTTGGCTACCAGCATTGGGATGTCGCCACACTCGTGAACAATTAGCACTAGCGTTCCGATGCGCACGAAGTTCACAGCCCAcgagaaggagatgagaagaataGTGAGCAGATGGTGCACGAAGAGCTGATTTGAGTCTTTGCGGCGGTATTCAAAGAAGTGCGTTATGGTCATGCACCAATAATACCCCAGCGACACCATATAGTAGACCCACACACAGTCGTCCACGCTGTGCTCAGGGAAACCAATAAAGCAGTAATCGATGTCCCACAG comes from the Eriocheir sinensis breed Jianghai 21 chromosome 46, ASM2467909v1, whole genome shotgun sequence genome and includes:
- the LOC126981083 gene encoding ceramide synthase 6-like translates to MSGLMAWFWNEDVWLPPGYTWYYLTHSTHFNFPKFLDIWTYPFAIAVAFVILRYLILNPFLFYPLARAIGIKNSRPRPPPHDNVLEAVFKQYRTRPSPEALTNAASAMGWEERQVERWLRQRVATIRTSPRTKFCNLAWETTYYISYSILGLYVLWDKTWLWDIDYCFIGFPEHSVDDCVWVYYMVSLGYYWCMTITHFFEYRRKDSNQLFVHHLLTILLISFSWAVNFVRIGTLVLIVHECGDIPMLVAKICKLCGFNRGMDGFFLVFLLLWLSTRVGLYPFWIMRTTLFRAHVILQMWYPVYYIFNGLLLLLLFIHIMWTYLILRIVVRMLIYKEISDVRSSSDASDEDEADAAKKEA